A single region of the Variovorax paradoxus genome encodes:
- a CDS encoding sugar ABC transporter permease yields the protein MSNQTPGWWRRTGVDLRLLLMSVLLIAMGVVFNVMSGGVFLSPENLYNVAQQTAVVGIVSTVMVLVIVARHIDLSVGSVMGFVGVLIAYLQYTSGWSWPTACLAGLAVALLVSIYQGWLTAMLGVPSFVVTLGGLMSFRGAAFLVADGKTQPVNDEFFQRLGGGYDGGIGTTATWAIAAFVALVLFGRMLQKRRARAHHEMPNEPLWMEVLLTAVPAAVVFVFAAVMNNYQIASKDAPQGLPIPVLIWAVVAIVLSFIVHRTRFGRYVFAMGGNPDAAALVGIPVKRVTLMLFALLAVLVTVAAIVSIARLNAGTNSLGTGMELYVIAAAVIGGTALAGGTGSIFGSVLGALIMQSLDSGMLLLDVPIGKRMVIIGQVLIVAVVFDVLYRRKFGEN from the coding sequence ATGAGCAACCAAACACCAGGCTGGTGGCGGCGCACCGGCGTCGACCTGCGGCTGCTGTTGATGAGCGTGCTGCTGATCGCGATGGGCGTGGTCTTCAACGTGATGTCCGGCGGCGTGTTTCTTTCGCCCGAGAACCTCTACAACGTGGCGCAGCAGACGGCCGTGGTGGGCATCGTGTCGACGGTGATGGTGCTCGTCATCGTCGCGCGCCACATCGATCTCTCGGTAGGCTCCGTCATGGGCTTCGTCGGCGTGCTGATCGCCTACCTGCAGTACACCTCGGGCTGGTCGTGGCCCACGGCCTGCCTGGCGGGCCTTGCGGTGGCGCTGCTCGTGTCCATCTACCAGGGGTGGCTCACCGCCATGCTGGGCGTACCGTCTTTCGTGGTCACGCTGGGCGGCCTGATGTCGTTTCGCGGCGCGGCCTTCCTGGTGGCGGACGGCAAGACACAGCCCGTGAACGACGAGTTCTTCCAGAGGCTCGGCGGCGGCTACGACGGCGGCATCGGCACCACCGCGACTTGGGCCATCGCGGCCTTCGTGGCACTGGTGCTGTTCGGCCGCATGCTGCAGAAGCGCCGCGCCCGCGCCCATCATGAAATGCCCAACGAGCCACTGTGGATGGAGGTGCTGCTGACGGCGGTGCCCGCGGCCGTGGTGTTCGTCTTCGCGGCGGTCATGAACAACTACCAGATCGCCTCGAAAGACGCGCCGCAAGGCCTGCCGATCCCGGTGCTGATCTGGGCCGTCGTGGCCATCGTGCTCTCGTTCATCGTTCACCGCACGCGCTTCGGCCGCTACGTTTTCGCAATGGGCGGCAACCCCGATGCGGCGGCGCTGGTGGGCATTCCGGTAAAGCGAGTCACGCTGATGCTGTTCGCGTTGCTCGCGGTGCTGGTCACGGTGGCAGCCATCGTGTCGATTGCACGCCTCAATGCCGGCACCAACTCGCTGGGCACCGGCATGGAGCTGTACGTGATTGCGGCGGCCGTCATCGGCGGCACCGCGCTCGCGGGGGGCACCGGCTCGATCTTCGGCTCGGTGCTGGGCGCGCTCATCATGCAGTCGCTCGACAGCGGCATGCTGCTGCTCGATGTACCCATCGGCAAGCGCATGGTGATCATCGGGCAGGTGCTGATCGTGGCTGTTGTGTTCGACGTGCTGTACCGGCGCAAGTTTGGGGAGAACTAG
- a CDS encoding ATP-binding cassette domain-containing protein — MTTPDTSRPLVELREIRKAFGGVKAVDGVSINLHPGEVVAVLGHNGAGKSTLMKMLAGAYPIDSGDTLIAGEKVHIRTPAEAQALGIETIYQTLALADNLDSVSNLFLGREKMTRWNTLDDHFMEVQARKVFQRLNRNFTNIRIPVRRLSGGQRQVVAISRALYFNARILIMDEPCAALGPEETAMVGGLVKQLKADGVGIFLITHDMPDVFSLSDRVAVMKNGKLVGTYRTADVTEDEVLGMIIAGKRPEGKEQAHR; from the coding sequence ATGACCACGCCAGACACCTCAAGACCCCTGGTCGAACTGCGCGAAATCCGCAAAGCCTTCGGCGGCGTAAAAGCCGTGGACGGTGTGAGCATCAACCTCCACCCCGGCGAAGTGGTCGCAGTGCTGGGCCACAACGGCGCAGGCAAGTCCACGCTCATGAAGATGCTCGCCGGTGCCTACCCCATCGATTCGGGCGACACGCTGATCGCGGGCGAGAAGGTCCACATCCGCACCCCCGCCGAGGCGCAGGCGCTAGGCATCGAGACCATTTACCAGACACTCGCGCTGGCCGATAACCTCGACTCCGTGTCCAACCTCTTTCTCGGCCGCGAGAAGATGACGCGCTGGAACACGCTCGACGATCATTTCATGGAGGTTCAGGCGCGCAAGGTGTTCCAGCGCCTGAACAGGAACTTCACCAACATCCGTATTCCCGTGCGACGGCTCTCGGGTGGACAGCGGCAGGTGGTGGCAATCTCGCGCGCGCTGTATTTCAACGCGCGCATTCTCATCATGGACGAGCCCTGCGCCGCCCTCGGCCCCGAAGAAACCGCCATGGTCGGCGGGCTCGTGAAGCAGCTCAAGGCCGACGGCGTCGGCATCTTCCTGATCACGCACGACATGCCCGACGTGTTCTCGCTCAGCGACCGTGTCGCCGTCATGAAGAACGGCAAGCTCGTGGGCACCTACCGAACGGCCGACGTTACCGAAGACGAAGTGCTCGGGATGATCATCGCCGGCAAGCGCCCCGAAGGAAAAGAGCAGGCGCACAGGTGA
- a CDS encoding ROK family transcriptional regulator has translation MTIGDQQLLKRMNRSALLRLLRARPGLSRARLAAESGLTKSTVSLLVRELLDEGWISEAGATVADGLGRPSTPLQINVGVRALMGVEIAVETVRLVCVSLQGEVLHADTQALADGTPAGVCAQVARMAAAAHAQLKGLGLRLSSIGVGVPGAVDDCTGVVRFAPNLGWRNVSLLPALEKAFAAAGLPGVTVQLQNDADAGALGEYEFFGSEGGDPLIFVSCDVGVGAGVVLNDRLFTGAQGMAGEIGHTILQIDGPLCSCGRHGCAEAFFGSRALEREGPGMAHAAAVLGVLLQNLWVTFDPRAIVLGGKSCTNHRALLQAAFEVVKRQADVVGMPAPDLRLARYGELAAAVGAAALALHEYLRPLQPDARTRRARAAREDRVPSN, from the coding sequence ATGACCATCGGCGACCAGCAACTGCTCAAGCGAATGAACCGCAGCGCACTGCTGCGCCTGCTGCGCGCGCGGCCCGGCCTGTCGCGGGCGCGGCTCGCCGCAGAAAGCGGCCTTACCAAATCGACCGTGAGCCTGCTGGTGCGCGAACTGCTCGACGAGGGCTGGATCAGCGAAGCCGGCGCCACTGTTGCCGATGGCTTGGGAAGGCCCTCTACGCCGCTGCAGATCAACGTCGGCGTGCGCGCGTTGATGGGCGTCGAGATCGCGGTCGAAACCGTGCGTCTCGTCTGCGTCTCGCTGCAGGGCGAGGTGCTTCATGCCGATACGCAAGCGCTGGCCGATGGCACGCCCGCGGGCGTGTGCGCGCAGGTCGCGCGCATGGCCGCGGCGGCGCATGCGCAGCTGAAGGGCCTGGGGCTGCGCCTGTCGAGCATCGGCGTCGGCGTGCCGGGTGCGGTGGACGATTGCACCGGTGTGGTCCGCTTTGCGCCCAACCTTGGCTGGCGCAACGTGAGCCTGCTGCCCGCGCTCGAAAAAGCCTTTGCCGCGGCGGGCCTGCCGGGTGTGACGGTGCAACTGCAGAACGATGCCGATGCGGGTGCGCTCGGCGAGTATGAATTTTTCGGCAGCGAAGGCGGAGACCCGCTGATCTTCGTCAGCTGCGACGTGGGCGTGGGCGCCGGCGTGGTGCTGAACGACCGCCTCTTCACGGGCGCGCAAGGCATGGCCGGCGAGATCGGCCACACCATCCTGCAGATCGACGGGCCGCTGTGTTCGTGCGGCCGCCATGGCTGCGCCGAAGCCTTCTTCGGCTCGCGTGCGCTGGAACGCGAAGGGCCCGGCATGGCGCATGCAGCGGCTGTCCTGGGCGTGCTGCTGCAGAACCTGTGGGTCACCTTCGATCCGCGCGCCATCGTGCTCGGCGGCAAATCGTGCACCAACCATCGCGCCCTGCTGCAAGCGGCCTTCGAGGTGGTCAAGCGCCAAGCCGACGTGGTCGGCATGCCCGCCCCCGACCTGCGCCTGGCGCGCTACGGCGAGCTTGCGGCCGCTGTCGGAGCGGCGGCGCTGGCGTTGCATGAATACCTGCGGCCGCTGCAGCCCGATGCGCGCACGCGCCGTGCCCGCGCCGCGCGCGAAGACCGAGTACCTTCGAACTAA
- the xylF gene encoding D-xylose ABC transporter substrate-binding protein, translating into MQLKHTLAAMAFGLTAVSALAQTVVGVSWSNFQEERWKTDEAAIKAQLEKLGAKYISADAGGSPEKQLGDIEGLMSKGAKALIVLAMDKDAILPAVTKATRQKVPVVAYDRLIEAPGVFYITFDNVEVGRMEAREVFKVKPKGNYVIIKGSPSDPNADFLRAGQQEVLDAAVKKGDIKIVGDEYTEGWKPEVAQKNMEQILTKVGNKVDAVVAANDGTAGGAVAALTAKGLRGIPVSGQDADFAALNRIALGTQTATIFKDSRELGREAASAAIALSQGKPVEKSAPWNSGPKKISLSSRLLTPVPITRDNLDVVVKAGWIKKDELCKGVQAASAPAACK; encoded by the coding sequence ATGCAACTCAAGCACACCTTGGCCGCCATGGCCTTCGGCCTCACCGCAGTGAGCGCATTGGCCCAGACCGTGGTCGGCGTGAGCTGGTCCAACTTTCAGGAAGAACGCTGGAAGACGGACGAGGCCGCCATCAAGGCCCAGCTCGAGAAGCTCGGCGCCAAGTACATCAGCGCCGATGCGGGTGGTTCGCCTGAAAAGCAGCTGGGCGACATCGAGGGGCTGATGTCCAAGGGCGCCAAGGCGCTCATCGTGCTTGCGATGGACAAGGACGCGATCCTGCCTGCTGTCACCAAGGCCACGCGCCAGAAGGTGCCCGTGGTGGCCTACGACCGGTTGATCGAAGCGCCCGGTGTCTTCTACATCACGTTCGACAACGTCGAGGTCGGCCGCATGGAGGCGCGCGAGGTGTTCAAGGTCAAGCCCAAGGGCAACTACGTGATCATCAAGGGCTCGCCGAGCGACCCGAACGCCGACTTCCTGCGCGCGGGCCAGCAAGAGGTGCTCGACGCTGCCGTGAAGAAGGGCGACATCAAGATCGTCGGCGACGAATACACCGAAGGCTGGAAGCCCGAGGTCGCGCAAAAGAACATGGAGCAGATCCTCACCAAGGTGGGCAACAAGGTCGATGCGGTGGTGGCAGCCAACGACGGCACCGCTGGCGGCGCGGTGGCCGCGCTCACGGCCAAGGGCCTGCGCGGCATTCCGGTGTCGGGCCAGGACGCCGACTTTGCGGCGCTCAACCGCATTGCACTGGGCACGCAGACCGCCACCATCTTCAAGGACTCGCGCGAGCTGGGGCGCGAAGCCGCCAGCGCCGCCATCGCGCTGTCGCAGGGCAAGCCGGTCGAAAAGTCCGCGCCATGGAATTCGGGGCCGAAGAAGATCTCGCTGTCGTCCCGCCTGCTCACGCCGGTGCCGATCACGCGCGACAACCTCGACGTGGTCGTGAAGGCAGGCTGGATCAAGAAGGACGAGCTCTGCAAGGGCGTCCAGGCGGCCAGCGCGCCCGCGGCCTGCAAGTAG